CACATGGCGGCGGCGGTGTTGTCGATTTCGTTGACGGCGGCTAAACCAACTCATGGGAGAAAAGAAAGAAACCGAGACAGCCCCCTCACCCAGCCATGGGACTCCACGGCGGCTCGGAAGCGGGAACGCGAAATAAGGTCGGACAGCAACACGGTCTTGAACTGGCAGGATGATGCAAAAGCGATCCGCCCGACGTCAATAGTATCGTGAAAAAGAGATGAGTTCTCTGGACTGAGACCGGGTGCCACCTGCGCCCGTCCGGTCAGGCCCGGGCGACCGCCAGTTCAATCATGCGCTGGCAAAGCTGCTCGTAGCTCATACCGGCCGCAGCCGCAGCCTTCGGCAGCAGGCTGGTCTCAGTCATGCCCGGCAGCGTATTCACCTCAAGAACCACCGGACTGCCGTCCGGACGAACCATCACATCGACCCGGGCATAGTCGCGTCCCTGGATGGCCCGAAATGCCGCCAAGGCCGCGTTCTGAATGCCGGAGGTCACCCCCGGCTCGAACGGGGCAGGACATAGATACTCCGTGGCACCCGCCGTATATTTGTTACGGTAGTCGTATCCGCCCTGTTTGGGGCGAACTTCGACCACCGGCAAAGGAACTCCCGCCAGGATGCCTACGGTGGTCTCTCGACCCAGGATCATCTCTTCCATCAGGACTTCGGTGTCATACTTCAACGACTCCGCCAACGCCTGCGGCCAGGCGGAGATTTCACGCACGAACTGCAGCCCCACGCTGGAGCCCTGCCGGACTGGCTTTAGAACGACGGGGGGCTCCCACCCCGTGGGCCAAGGCTTGGAGGCTCGATCGAAAACCTGGTATCGGGCGGTGGGGACCCCATGCTCCACACACCGCTGCTTGGTCAGGACCTTATCAAAGGCCAAGCGACTGGCCTCGACGCCGCATCCCGTGTAGGGCACCCCGAGATTCTCCAATTCCTGCTGAACGGTGCCGTCCTCCCCATAGGTGCCGTGCAGCGCCAGGAACACCACCTCTGTCCCGGGGGGCAAATCCCAGTTACCAGGCTGGGGATCGAGCTCGTGCACCCGATGTCCCAATGAGCGAAGCGCTCGCGCGACGGCCGTTCCCGTCACGAGCGACACCTCACGTTCGGCCGAGGGTCCACCTAGCATCACCGTAATCGTGTAAGATTTAGACATAGCTCACTCCGGCAACCCGTTTTTTGTAAGTCCTAGAGGCTCCTGCGGTCAGGAGAGAGGCAGATCCTCCCCGAGAATTTCCACCTCGGTTTCCATCTCAATTCCCCGGGCCGCACGAATCCTTTCCCGCACTGTTTCGATGAGTTTCAACACATCAGCCGCCGTGGCATCCCCTTCGTTCACAATGAAGTTCCCATGCACGTCCGACACCACCGCCCCACCAACGCGGGTGCCCTTCAGCCCCAGTTCGTCAATGAGCTTGCCGGCGGGCACCGCCGCGGGGTTCTTGAAAACGCATCCCGCGCTGGGTTGAGCCGGCTGACTTTCCCAGCGTTTCGAACTATAGGCGCTCATCCGAGCCGCGACTTCAGCCGTGGTCGAGGGAGTTCCCCGCAACACTGCCGATAAAGCCACGTGTGTTTTCAGAATCGGGCAGCAGCGATAGCGCGATTCCACTTCGGCGGCCGGATGCTCCTCGATTTCACCACCGGGGGTCATATAGCGGATGGATTCGACAACGTGGAAGGTCCAAACGCCCATCGCACCTGCATTCATTCGCAGGGCGCCGCCAACGCTCCCCGGTATCCCTTCGAGAAATTCCAGTCCTGTCAAACCCGCGCGTCGAGCCTCCACCGACACCGCTTTCAGGCGAGCACCCGCCCCACAGCGAAGCCGTTCGCCTTCTACCACGATGTGGCTGAAGGCGGGCTGGGCCAGGCAGACGACAACGCCTCGAATCCCGCCGTCCCGAATCAGCAAATTCGAGCCACGCCCCAGCAACGTCACCGGCAGCGAGAGGTCACGACAAACCCGCAACACTGTCGCCAGGTCGGCCTCGTGGGCCGGCTCCACATAAATGTCCGCCTTACCGCCAACCCTTAACGTCGTCTTCTTGGCCAAAGGTTGCCCCGACTGAACGATCGATGACGGGTCGAGTCGCTGTCGTAGGTGGTCGGAGACTGAATCAGGACTGCTTGGCACAGGTCGCTAGAGAGTTAAAACTTCGAGAGAGTCTAAGTTGAGGAAGGAGCACAGAAGACGTTGGCGGCCGGGCGGGAACTGGACCCGCCAGCCGCACCCCGGGGAGCGCTAAGCTGTAGATGCGCGGCCATTCGGTCCGCAATCCGCCGTGCGGCATCCACCACATGCATTTCGGCCAGGCGAGTTTTCATCTGCCTCAGTTTCTCAGAATCGCGACCTAAGGAGAGAACCACCTCAGCGAGCCGCCCGTCCAGCGCCTGTCGCTGCGGCAACCAGATGCCCGCCCGCGCGGCTGACACGGCTTGAGCATTGGCGGTCTGATGATCGTCCGCCGCCGTGGGCAAGGGTAGGAGAACAGCTGGGAGTTGCATGGCCGCGAACTCAGCCAAAGAAGATCCACCAGCGCGGCTCACGGCGAGGTCCGCCGCCGCCAGGGCGAGGTGCATCTCCGCCAGGTAGGGAAGAACCACGGCCTTAGCGGAAAACTCCTGATATCGCGAGTTAACCGCCGCAAAATCAGCCCGCCCGGTCAGGTGCAGGAATTGCACCTCCGGCCAAGCTGCGAGTAAAGCCGGGAGCGACTTCAGCACCGCCTCGTTGACCCCATGCGCCCCTTGGCTTCCCCCCATGGCCAACAACACCGGCCTCGAGGGATCCAATCCAAGCGCTAACCGAGCCGGGCTGGCGGAAACGGGACGGACAAACTCAGGCCGGACCGGCGTGCCGGTTCGATGGACCTGGGCCGTGCGCAGGCGGCGGCCCGCTTGTTCGAACCCTACAAACGCCTCGTCGGTCAGCAAGGATAGCCAACGATTTGCCCGTCCGGGGATGGCATTGGAATCATGCAGAAACAAACCAGCTCCGACGCGCCGCCCTGCCAAGATGGGGGCCAAACTGGTAAAGCCTCCCATGGCCAGCACGGCTTGGGGGGGACGCTCCCTAAACATGGACCGACATCGCGCCCCAGAAGCCCAGAGCCCGGAGAGCAGGCGAAACCACGAACCCTGGCCGGAGCCCAGAGCTGGCAGCCTAGCCACTCGGAACCGGGATTCACCCTGCAATGCCACCTGGTCGATTTCCTTCTCGGAAACCACCAATGTCACCTCTCCCCCCCGCTGAAGCCATACGCCTCCCACCGCAACTCCGGGGAATAAATGTCCCCCAGTGCCGCCGCACGCGATGACCAAATGGCTGGGATATGAAGTCGAGTCGGACATGGTTGAGCCTAGGCAGCGGCCTCGGCGAAAGGATTGGTGTCGTTGCCAAAGAGCCGACCACGTTGTGCCGAGGCTCCCGCATGGCGAGCCACGTTGAGGAGCAAACCCACCGCAGCCGACATCGCCAGCAGATTCGACCCTCCATAACTGAGAAAGGGAAGCGCCAAGCCCTTGTTGGGAAGCGCACCCGTCACCACCCCAATGTTGATGAACGCCTGCAGACCCAGAAGGAAGGTTACTCCCGTTCCCAAGTACATGCCGAACGGATCTCGCGCATTCCAGCTAATGATGCAGCCGCAGATCACAATCAGGATGAAAGCGAGCAGGACAGCCAACGTGGCGATTAGACCCATTTCCTCCCCAATCACGGAAAAGATGAAATCGGTGTGGTGCTCCGGCATGAATCCGAGCTTGGTGCGCCCCTCCCCCAAGCCCACCCCAGTAACACCTCCCGACCCGAGAGCGATCATCGCCTGGTAGGCCTGGTATCCTTTGTCGTCCTTATACAGTTCGGGATGCAGCCAAGCCAGGACGCGAGTCGATCGAACTGAATTGTGCATCACCGCCACCACCAACGCAGCCAAGCCGCCAACCGCAGCGGGCCAAAAGAAGATCGGGCGTAACCCCGCCACGAGCAGCATCATTCCCCCAACGCAGGCCAGCAGCACCGTCGTCCCCCAATCGGGCTCCGGGAGCAGGAGCGCAAGCACGGCACCGATCAAGAGGCCGGGAAGCAGGAAACCGCGGGAGAAGGTTCGCATCTGGCTCTGGTTGATTTCGCAATAGCGAGCCAAGGCGATGATGAGGGCCAACTTCACAAACTCGGAAGGTTGCAGCGATTGCCCGCCGATCACGATCCACCGGCGTGCCCCCTTGATCACGGGCGCCAGCCCAGGCACGAACACCAAGGCCAGAAGGATCAGGCCCCCGCCATAGATCACCCAGGAGAACTTTCGAAGATGCTTATAATCAGGCCCCGCCATCAGGCAGCACACTCCCAATCCGACGCCGAACCAAAAGGTCTGGTTACGAAAATACTTGGTGCTGTCCATGCCAATGCAGGCGCTCGTGATCATCACGAGACCAAGCGCAGCCAGGGCGGCAACACAGAAGACGAGAAGGGTAGTGGCGGTTTTCATCAGAAAAGCGGAAGGCTCTATAAAAAGAGACACCGCCCGATGACTATTCACCGGGCGGTGCCATGAAAGCAACCAGACGAAGCGCGAAGGCTGACCTAGGGATTCCGGACCGGTGCCCCAGGAACTGTGGGCTCAGGCACTGGGGTCAGGACCCCAGGCGAGAGAGTAGGCGGCGGCAAGGTCAACGGGGTCGGAACCGGTGCCGGGGCCGAGTGGTCGACCGCAGGGGCAGCGGGCGCCTTGCTAGGAATGCGCAGTTTGGCACCCACCTTGATCGCATCCAGCTTCAAACCGTTGGCCGCCTTGATGGCCTTAACCGAGACACCGTGGTTCTTCGCGATTCGGGCGAGTGTGTCACCCGACTTGACGGTGTAGGAGCTTGAACCCGAGTCAGCCGACGTTGTGGCATGCTCAGAGCTGGTCGAAGCAGGGCCGCCCGAAGTCACGGTCTTCGAAGGGATCAGAAGCTTCTGGCCAATGCGCAACTTGCGAGCGTCAACGCCCGGATTGGCCGCCTCGATGGCTTTCCATCCCATCCCATACTT
The nucleotide sequence above comes from Verrucomicrobiales bacterium. Encoded proteins:
- a CDS encoding D-alanine--D-alanine ligase, translated to MSKSYTITVMLGGPSAEREVSLVTGTAVARALRSLGHRVHELDPQPGNWDLPPGTEVVFLALHGTYGEDGTVQQELENLGVPYTGCGVEASRLAFDKVLTKQRCVEHGVPTARYQVFDRASKPWPTGWEPPVVLKPVRQGSSVGLQFVREISAWPQALAESLKYDTEVLMEEMILGRETTVGILAGVPLPVVEVRPKQGGYDYRNKYTAGATEYLCPAPFEPGVTSGIQNAALAAFRAIQGRDYARVDVMVRPDGSPVVLEVNTLPGMTETSLLPKAAAAAGMSYEQLCQRMIELAVARA
- a CDS encoding UDP-N-acetylglucosamine--N-acetylmuramyl-(pentapeptide) pyrophosphoryl-undecaprenol N-acetylglucosamine transferase, producing the protein MSDSTSYPSHLVIACGGTGGHLFPGVAVGGVWLQRGGEVTLVVSEKEIDQVALQGESRFRVARLPALGSGQGSWFRLLSGLWASGARCRSMFRERPPQAVLAMGGFTSLAPILAGRRVGAGLFLHDSNAIPGRANRWLSLLTDEAFVGFEQAGRRLRTAQVHRTGTPVRPEFVRPVSASPARLALGLDPSRPVLLAMGGSQGAHGVNEAVLKSLPALLAAWPEVQFLHLTGRADFAAVNSRYQEFSAKAVVLPYLAEMHLALAAADLAVSRAGGSSLAEFAAMQLPAVLLPLPTAADDHQTANAQAVSAARAGIWLPQRQALDGRLAEVVLSLGRDSEKLRQMKTRLAEMHVVDAARRIADRMAAHLQLSAPRGAAGGSSSRPAANVFCAPSST
- the ftsW gene encoding putative lipid II flippase FtsW, which encodes MKTATTLLVFCVAALAALGLVMITSACIGMDSTKYFRNQTFWFGVGLGVCCLMAGPDYKHLRKFSWVIYGGGLILLALVFVPGLAPVIKGARRWIVIGGQSLQPSEFVKLALIIALARYCEINQSQMRTFSRGFLLPGLLIGAVLALLLPEPDWGTTVLLACVGGMMLLVAGLRPIFFWPAAVGGLAALVVAVMHNSVRSTRVLAWLHPELYKDDKGYQAYQAMIALGSGGVTGVGLGEGRTKLGFMPEHHTDFIFSVIGEEMGLIATLAVLLAFILIVICGCIISWNARDPFGMYLGTGVTFLLGLQAFINIGVVTGALPNKGLALPFLSYGGSNLLAMSAAVGLLLNVARHAGASAQRGRLFGNDTNPFAEAAA
- the murB gene encoding UDP-N-acetylmuramate dehydrogenase, which produces MPSSPDSVSDHLRQRLDPSSIVQSGQPLAKKTTLRVGGKADIYVEPAHEADLATVLRVCRDLSLPVTLLGRGSNLLIRDGGIRGVVVCLAQPAFSHIVVEGERLRCGAGARLKAVSVEARRAGLTGLEFLEGIPGSVGGALRMNAGAMGVWTFHVVESIRYMTPGGEIEEHPAAEVESRYRCCPILKTHVALSAVLRGTPSTTAEVAARMSAYSSKRWESQPAQPSAGCVFKNPAAVPAGKLIDELGLKGTRVGGAVVSDVHGNFIVNEGDATAADVLKLIETVRERIRAARGIEMETEVEILGEDLPLS